The Marinilongibacter aquaticus genome has a window encoding:
- a CDS encoding SusC/RagA family TonB-linked outer membrane protein: MKVKLYLKCLLFSALTLAFTNSDLMAQGIKVSGTVVGSEDGAGIPGASVIIEGTTKGVTTDPDGNYSIEVSSGNDVLVFSFVGYEKQQIKVGNQSEINVTLQSDVGALEEVIVTGYSITNKKESTAAVSIVKAKDLQAIPSGNVEQQLAGRVAGVTVITNGQPGTNSTIRVRGFGAFGGNQPLIIVDGVPTQNTNFLAPDDIETTTVLKDAAAASIYGARAANGVIVYTTKKGKKGQKGIQVSYNGMYGATDPNVKGAPKMLTPQEQADWTHIAYRNNAAVNGTEPVYNHPQYGTNAQATLPDYLYADGLSGVRGSVDLAAIQAAYEADPEHTFLIKPNLSGTNWYDAITRLGQLQRHNLGFSGGGDNGRFYLGLNLQDQQGIVINNDFKRYALRLNSEFDLGKHVRFGENAQFSYISIKGQQGGSNGQGSADDESNLLSAYRMPTVIPVYDEFGNYASTIAQGFNNPRNPLRAVQQNAANDRSFSLTGFGNIYLEVEPIKDLVFKTSMGGALGNGYSVNYDYRYFGDSEPQASNNFSEGASYAMQWVWTNTLNYKLGFGRNNFNFLLGQEALNNGSGRNISGSGINPFSMDVNYVKLDLTQSRQVTSNLFNGVNFYSLFGKVDYDFAGKYILTALVRRDGSSVFGANNRFGVFPAFSAGWRISDEEFMKDLSFITDMKIRGGWGIMGNSNNVSPTNQYSLYAQGNDISLYPISGQSSGADAGYYKQRIGNPNAKWESSVTSNIGLDATLMNGQWELVLDLWKKDTRDLLYAVPLPAVVGPNSQVPSVNVAKMLNQGIDIQIINRGNLTSKIKYDLTVNGSFLKNEIVALADGVPYFNGDGYRGIEPIRNQPGKPISSFFGYKMIGYFASQEDVNNSPAQDQAAPGRFKYADVNGDGVITPDDRTWIGSPVPKFTGGINFGLTMGNWDLQTYFNTFIGNKIFNQSKWFTDFFGSFEGSGKGVRAKQSWTPELGDNAKAPIWESASNISTNGASNSWYVEDGSYFRMQNVTLGYTLDKGIAAKLGMTKARIAVAANNIFTITKYQGLDPGVGGDVDTNFGIDVGNFPVTRSFNVVLNLGF; this comes from the coding sequence ATGAAAGTAAAACTTTACTTAAAGTGCTTACTTTTCTCTGCCTTAACCTTAGCATTTACGAACAGTGATCTAATGGCTCAGGGCATTAAAGTGAGCGGAACGGTTGTTGGTTCCGAAGACGGTGCCGGAATTCCAGGGGCATCGGTAATTATCGAAGGGACAACAAAAGGGGTTACTACCGACCCCGACGGGAACTACTCTATTGAAGTGAGTAGTGGCAATGACGTGCTTGTCTTCAGTTTTGTGGGCTACGAAAAGCAGCAAATCAAAGTGGGGAATCAATCAGAAATTAATGTCACTTTGCAGTCTGACGTAGGAGCTTTGGAAGAAGTGATCGTGACGGGGTATTCGATTACCAACAAAAAGGAATCGACAGCCGCCGTATCCATTGTGAAAGCGAAAGATTTGCAAGCCATACCTTCGGGTAACGTAGAGCAGCAGTTGGCTGGTCGTGTTGCGGGGGTAACGGTAATCACAAACGGTCAGCCGGGTACAAACTCGACTATCCGTGTGCGTGGTTTCGGGGCATTTGGTGGTAACCAGCCTTTGATCATTGTGGATGGTGTTCCAACGCAAAACACAAACTTCTTGGCTCCAGATGACATTGAGACAACTACGGTATTGAAAGATGCGGCAGCGGCTTCAATTTATGGTGCTCGTGCAGCGAACGGTGTAATTGTTTATACCACAAAGAAAGGCAAAAAGGGCCAAAAGGGTATTCAGGTATCGTATAACGGTATGTATGGTGCCACTGACCCTAACGTAAAAGGTGCTCCTAAAATGCTGACACCTCAAGAGCAAGCGGATTGGACGCACATCGCCTACAGAAACAATGCGGCTGTAAACGGCACAGAACCAGTGTACAATCACCCGCAGTACGGTACAAATGCACAGGCTACATTGCCAGATTATTTGTATGCCGATGGTCTTAGTGGTGTACGTGGTTCGGTTGATTTGGCCGCTATTCAGGCCGCTTACGAAGCTGATCCAGAGCACACTTTCTTGATTAAGCCAAACTTGTCTGGTACAAACTGGTATGATGCGATTACGCGTTTGGGCCAATTGCAAAGACACAATTTGGGCTTTAGCGGTGGTGGAGACAACGGTCGCTTCTATTTGGGTTTGAACTTGCAAGACCAACAAGGTATTGTGATCAACAACGATTTCAAACGTTATGCACTCCGTTTGAACTCTGAGTTTGATTTGGGCAAGCATGTACGTTTTGGCGAAAATGCTCAATTCAGCTACATCAGCATCAAAGGACAACAAGGTGGAAGCAACGGTCAAGGTTCTGCCGATGACGAATCAAATTTGCTTTCGGCCTACCGTATGCCTACTGTAATTCCAGTGTACGATGAGTTTGGAAACTACGCTTCTACTATTGCTCAAGGTTTCAACAACCCAAGAAACCCTTTGCGTGCTGTTCAACAAAATGCAGCAAACGACAGAAGTTTCAGCTTGACAGGATTTGGTAATATCTACTTGGAAGTGGAACCGATTAAAGATTTGGTTTTCAAAACAAGTATGGGTGGAGCTCTAGGTAATGGCTACTCTGTAAACTATGATTACCGCTATTTCGGTGACTCAGAACCACAAGCTTCAAACAACTTCTCTGAAGGAGCAAGCTATGCCATGCAGTGGGTTTGGACAAACACGTTGAACTATAAATTGGGCTTTGGTCGTAACAACTTCAACTTCTTATTGGGACAAGAAGCCTTGAACAACGGAAGTGGTAGAAACATTTCGGGTTCAGGTATCAACCCTTTCTCAATGGATGTGAATTATGTAAAATTGGATTTGACGCAGAGCCGTCAGGTGACTTCAAACCTATTTAACGGTGTGAACTTCTACTCTTTGTTTGGTAAAGTAGATTACGATTTTGCGGGCAAATATATTTTGACTGCCTTGGTTCGTCGTGATGGATCATCAGTATTTGGTGCGAACAACAGATTTGGGGTATTCCCTGCCTTCTCTGCTGGATGGAGGATCAGTGATGAAGAATTCATGAAAGATCTGTCTTTCATCACCGACATGAAAATTCGTGGAGGTTGGGGTATCATGGGTAACTCAAACAACGTAAGCCCAACCAACCAATACTCTTTGTACGCTCAAGGAAACGACATCTCTTTGTATCCTATTTCTGGTCAGAGCAGTGGTGCCGATGCAGGTTACTACAAGCAAAGAATTGGAAACCCGAATGCAAAATGGGAGTCTTCTGTAACTTCAAACATCGGTTTGGACGCGACATTGATGAACGGTCAATGGGAATTGGTTTTAGACCTTTGGAAAAAAGATACGCGTGATCTATTGTATGCTGTGCCTCTTCCTGCGGTAGTAGGGCCGAACTCTCAGGTACCTTCTGTGAACGTAGCGAAAATGTTGAACCAGGGTATCGATATCCAGATCATCAACAGAGGTAACTTGACCAGCAAGATCAAATACGATTTGACAGTGAACGGCTCATTCTTGAAAAACGAGATTGTGGCCTTGGCCGATGGAGTGCCTTATTTCAACGGTGATGGTTATCGTGGTATCGAACCAATTAGAAACCAACCGGGCAAGCCAATTTCTTCATTCTTCGGTTACAAAATGATCGGTTATTTCGCTTCTCAAGAAGATGTGAACAATTCACCAGCTCAAGATCAAGCGGCACCGGGTCGTTTCAAATATGCTGACGTGAACGGTGACGGTGTGATTACGCCAGACGACAGAACATGGATTGGTTCTCCCGTACCTAAATTCACAGGTGGTATCAACTTTGGTTTGACTATGGGCAACTGGGATCTTCAAACATACTTCAATACTTTCATTGGCAACAAGATCTTCAACCAGTCTAAATGGTTCACCGATTTCTTCGGTTCATTCGAAGGCTCTGGTAAAGGTGTAAGAGCCAAGCAGTCTTGGACTCCGGAATTGGGAGATAATGCAAAAGCCCCAATTTGGGAATCGGCTTCAAACATCAGTACAAACGGTGCTTCAAACTCTTGGTATGTGGAAGATGGTTCGTATTTCAGAATGCAGAACGTGACCTTGGGCTATACTTTGGATAAAGGCATTGCCGCCAAATTGGGTATGACAAAAGCTCGTATTGCCGTAGCAGCCAACAACATCTTTACGATTACTAAGTACCAAGGACTTGATCCTGGTGTAGGTGGTGATGTGGATACAAACTTCGGTATCGATGTGGGTAACTTCCCTGTGACCAGAAGTTTCAACGTGGTATTGAATCTTGGATTTTAA
- a CDS encoding lamin tail domain-containing protein, with the protein MQIRRKVMLQILCIAFLCVLGKNVYSLNPYDVIITEIFADPSPSHGLPEREYLEIYNNSANTIQLENFLLSYANTEVALPAFQLGSDEYLILCRFNNTELFLPYGKVLGLEKFSLLNGGTQLQLKDAKGNLLHAVEYSSDWYAKGRDQGYALEMIDLNYPCKGQGNWTSSLAEQGGSPGLPNSVAASIEDQEGPQYLNYLSDDNWHYRLFFSEEIDLELSHLSVKIKESDFQISSYSIASNVLLLSFSRTIEAGEFVELEITGLSDCIGNLTASVTLRLGRIREAMPGDLLLTEVLFNPFSGGADFVEFTNVSEEVLDISNVYLRSPIATASAKPLFSHSQTIEPAQVICVTEDKEAQLRLYSQANETNILQVDDLPAYPNAGGEVRLFDASGQTIDELIYSESMFFEELENLDGLSLSRASLALPTNEPGNWQADYTEGSFASPGIYQSQSEERGFGIELVPAVFTPDGDGVDDEVRLYFLSAGPSVLNAYIFDSYGNLIRKIAENEWVSGRKERVWEGDRIGQSLLNSGYYIIYANFIWEGKIVEEYAKILLIRP; encoded by the coding sequence ATGCAAATTCGAAGAAAGGTAATGCTACAAATCCTCTGCATTGCCTTTCTTTGCGTTTTAGGGAAAAACGTATATTCGTTAAATCCATACGATGTAATCATCACCGAAATTTTTGCCGATCCCAGTCCTAGCCACGGACTTCCAGAAAGAGAGTATCTCGAAATCTACAACAATTCGGCAAACACAATACAACTCGAAAATTTCCTGCTTTCCTATGCAAATACTGAAGTCGCATTGCCGGCTTTTCAGTTGGGTTCTGATGAGTACCTGATTTTATGCCGATTCAACAATACGGAACTGTTTCTGCCTTACGGCAAGGTGCTCGGATTAGAGAAGTTTTCCTTGTTGAATGGCGGAACCCAATTGCAATTGAAAGACGCCAAGGGCAATTTGCTTCATGCCGTTGAATATTCCAGCGATTGGTATGCAAAGGGCAGAGACCAAGGCTATGCCCTCGAAATGATTGATTTGAATTACCCCTGCAAAGGGCAGGGCAATTGGACATCGAGCTTGGCCGAGCAGGGCGGGAGCCCGGGGCTTCCCAATTCGGTAGCCGCTTCGATCGAAGACCAGGAAGGCCCGCAGTATTTGAATTATTTGTCGGATGACAATTGGCATTATCGTCTGTTTTTCAGCGAAGAAATTGATTTGGAATTGAGCCACTTGTCCGTGAAAATTAAAGAGAGCGATTTTCAAATTTCATCGTATTCGATAGCCAGCAATGTGTTGCTCTTGTCCTTTTCTCGAACTATCGAAGCGGGCGAGTTCGTTGAGCTTGAAATCACGGGTCTTTCCGATTGCATAGGCAATCTCACAGCATCTGTCACACTTCGCTTGGGAAGGATAAGAGAGGCTATGCCGGGCGATTTGCTTTTGACCGAAGTGCTTTTCAATCCGTTTTCAGGTGGGGCCGATTTCGTGGAATTCACCAATGTAAGTGAAGAAGTGCTCGATATTTCGAATGTCTATCTGCGTTCGCCGATTGCTACGGCTTCAGCCAAACCTTTATTCAGCCACTCTCAAACTATAGAGCCAGCTCAGGTGATCTGTGTGACCGAAGACAAGGAGGCTCAATTGCGGCTTTATTCGCAGGCAAACGAAACGAATATTCTGCAGGTCGACGATTTGCCGGCCTATCCCAATGCCGGTGGAGAGGTAAGGCTTTTCGATGCCTCTGGCCAAACAATTGATGAATTGATTTACAGCGAGTCTATGTTTTTTGAGGAATTGGAAAATCTAGACGGGCTTTCACTTTCGAGAGCGAGTTTGGCTTTGCCGACAAATGAGCCGGGCAATTGGCAAGCGGATTACACCGAAGGCAGTTTTGCAAGTCCGGGTATTTATCAATCGCAGTCGGAAGAAAGGGGTTTCGGAATCGAATTGGTGCCCGCAGTATTTACGCCAGATGGCGATGGTGTGGACGACGAAGTACGCCTTTACTTTTTGAGTGCGGGCCCATCGGTTTTAAACGCGTATATCTTTGATAGTTACGGAAATTTGATTCGGAAAATCGCAGAAAACGAATGGGTAAGTGGGCGGAAAGAGCGTGTTTGGGAAGGGGATAGAATTGGACAATCTTTATTAAATAGCGGTTACTACATTATTTACGCAAACTTTATATGGGAAGGCAAAATAGTTGAAGAATATGCAAAAATTTTATTAATAAGGCCATAA
- a CDS encoding hydroxypyruvate isomerase family protein, with translation MNKDRSSRRTALKTLTGTAGLSLAYGLNARLSAAEKIMPAELKGRINHSVCQWCYGSIPLEDLCKASVEIGLESIELIGVDDFDTVKKYGLTCAMVQGASREFGITNGWNKKENHKGIIERYMYMIDETAKAGFDNVICFSGNREEGLGDEEGLLNCAEGLKKIMSYAEKKKVTVVMELLNSKVDHKNYMCDHTNWGVELCKEIGSERFKLLYDIYHMQIMEGDVIRTINESNQYFAHYHTGGVPGRNEIDETQELYYPAIMEAIVKTGFKGFVAQEFIPKRPDKIGSLEQGVQICDV, from the coding sequence ATGAATAAAGATAGAAGCTCGAGGCGAACAGCTTTGAAAACCCTAACCGGAACCGCCGGCCTCAGTTTGGCCTATGGATTGAATGCCAGACTTTCTGCTGCCGAGAAAATTATGCCCGCTGAATTGAAAGGAAGAATAAACCATTCGGTATGCCAATGGTGCTACGGTTCTATTCCTTTGGAAGACTTGTGCAAAGCCTCTGTTGAAATCGGGTTGGAATCCATTGAACTTATCGGAGTGGATGATTTCGATACGGTAAAAAAATACGGACTTACTTGTGCCATGGTGCAGGGTGCCAGCAGAGAATTCGGTATTACAAATGGCTGGAACAAAAAGGAAAACCACAAAGGCATTATCGAAAGATACATGTATATGATCGACGAGACCGCCAAAGCTGGTTTCGACAATGTGATTTGTTTTTCAGGAAATAGAGAAGAGGGCTTGGGTGATGAAGAAGGGCTCTTGAATTGTGCAGAAGGCCTGAAGAAAATCATGAGCTATGCCGAGAAGAAAAAAGTGACAGTGGTGATGGAATTGCTCAACAGCAAGGTAGATCACAAGAATTACATGTGCGATCACACAAACTGGGGTGTAGAATTGTGCAAAGAAATAGGTTCTGAACGCTTTAAGCTGTTGTACGATATTTACCACATGCAGATTATGGAAGGTGACGTGATCCGTACGATAAACGAGAGCAACCAATATTTTGCCCATTACCATACGGGCGGTGTGCCGGGCCGCAATGAAATTGATGAAACGCAAGAGCTTTATTATCCTGCAATCATGGAAGCCATTGTAAAAACCGGATTCAAGGGTTTTGTGGCTCAAGAGTTTATTCCGAAACGACCCGATAAAATTGGCTCGCTCGAACAGGGCGTCCAGATTTGCGACGTGTAA
- a CDS encoding RNA methyltransferase, producing the protein MDQLGRKDVSSFKSSKKFPICIVLDNIRSLQNVGSFFRTADSFLIESLYLCGITGTPPNKEIEKTALGSTHSVDFKYFENTLDALHDLKQKGFRLAALEQTDKSVWLQDFIPETDEKLAFIFGNEVFGVQNEVLEMADIVLEIPQFGTKHSLNVSVSAGIVLWDTYLKNSLNLCKSPS; encoded by the coding sequence ATGGATCAATTAGGAAGAAAAGACGTAAGTTCTTTCAAATCTAGTAAAAAGTTTCCAATTTGTATAGTACTCGACAATATACGTAGCCTCCAAAATGTAGGATCATTCTTTCGTACGGCCGATTCTTTCCTTATCGAAAGCCTTTATCTCTGCGGCATAACGGGCACTCCGCCCAACAAAGAAATTGAGAAAACAGCTTTGGGTTCCACTCATTCTGTGGATTTCAAATACTTCGAAAACACTTTGGACGCCCTGCACGACTTAAAGCAAAAAGGCTTCCGTTTAGCGGCTTTGGAGCAAACCGACAAAAGCGTCTGGCTTCAAGATTTCATCCCCGAAACTGATGAAAAGCTGGCTTTTATCTTTGGCAATGAAGTTTTCGGTGTTCAGAACGAAGTACTCGAAATGGCCGATATTGTGTTGGAAATCCCACAATTTGGCACAAAGCATTCTTTAAATGTCAGTGTTTCCGCAGGAATAGTGCTTTGGGACACTTATTTGAAAAACAGTTTGAACCTTTGCAAAAGCCCTTCGTAG
- a CDS encoding sialate O-acetylesterase: MKIQFTARIGLTLLILAVGLPSWASIELAFPTERAVFQRDNSNNGFITVMGVAEKDADSIEGRLVPMVFGQGNETAWTTVDDQLLAGSFSGKVEGKGGWYRVELRSIKAGQVLSTTSLERVGIGEVIVFSGQSNAQGFLRYTSRGAYDDRVNCYSFYKSDYIDESSPLSQFAHLDKATNIGPHGQSAWAWGELGDLMAAKFNVPVLFFNAAFEGTDIENWLSSLNGLPTVHPGYGFTFPGNGPYSFLSIILQRQIQMYGLRTVVWIQGESDYQRSSNAYYNDLKDFLQGVGEDVGFPVNWVVTKTSYIQNSSHQAILNAQQKAIDELSNVYQGPLTDVLGLPRIDGVHFSYSGLSELASAMEQYFEENLYSLSAAQGRPFSELQATCPNGVQAQVSLKDSYNNVVWNSSFSGSTYQMSNGYAQAEIKDDQGNFRFSELLKYDNLLPETPSLSADEGTLVCEGTTVTVRPDNAAYQVLWQDGSVQSTLQVTQSTFVTAKYKTDKGCLSRNSGNINIRVEPNPEAPQIVSANERFGACEGESVTLRALTPALGVEWSTGSTNENIEISALGLQRFTARAVSQYGCVSPYADSTEVKIFAKPEAPVLLQDGPFSLAVASTALYSSFDWYMNDALVANENNFQLIGNDGQYYAVVGYESHDLPFEAVCPSNQSGKLLFSKVETENGILVYPNPIYDGRVFLASDRLIENAEVSLSDMNGRTVLAKQPVRDIHLPQTIQFTYNLHGLYILTVHYEGLLQRFKLFFK, encoded by the coding sequence ATGAAAATTCAATTCACAGCGAGAATTGGTCTAACCTTATTGATTTTAGCAGTCGGTTTGCCCTCTTGGGCAAGCATCGAACTTGCATTTCCAACCGAAAGAGCCGTTTTTCAAAGGGATAACTCCAACAACGGTTTCATTACTGTAATGGGAGTGGCTGAGAAAGACGCCGATTCCATCGAAGGGCGATTGGTGCCCATGGTTTTCGGTCAGGGAAATGAAACGGCATGGACAACTGTCGACGATCAGTTGTTGGCCGGTTCGTTTTCGGGGAAAGTAGAAGGTAAAGGCGGTTGGTATCGCGTAGAACTTCGCTCAATAAAAGCTGGGCAAGTGCTGAGCACCACCTCGCTCGAAAGGGTAGGTATTGGTGAGGTCATTGTGTTTTCTGGCCAATCAAATGCCCAAGGTTTCTTGCGTTACACCAGCAGAGGAGCCTACGACGACCGTGTGAATTGCTACAGTTTTTACAAATCAGACTATATTGATGAAAGCTCGCCTTTGTCGCAGTTTGCTCATCTCGACAAAGCCACCAATATTGGCCCACACGGGCAATCTGCATGGGCTTGGGGTGAGCTCGGCGACCTTATGGCCGCGAAATTCAACGTGCCTGTTTTGTTTTTCAATGCCGCTTTCGAAGGGACTGATATTGAAAACTGGCTGAGCAGCTTAAATGGTTTGCCCACTGTTCATCCCGGTTATGGTTTTACTTTTCCGGGGAATGGACCTTACTCGTTTTTGAGCATTATTTTGCAGCGACAGATTCAGATGTACGGCTTGCGTACCGTGGTTTGGATTCAGGGGGAGAGCGATTACCAAAGATCTTCGAATGCGTATTACAACGACTTGAAAGACTTTTTGCAAGGTGTGGGAGAAGATGTGGGCTTTCCGGTAAACTGGGTGGTGACCAAAACTTCTTATATTCAAAACAGTTCGCATCAAGCCATTCTCAATGCCCAACAAAAGGCCATCGACGAATTGAGCAATGTATATCAAGGTCCTTTGACCGACGTCTTGGGTCTTCCTCGAATTGATGGTGTGCATTTTTCTTATTCGGGATTGAGCGAATTGGCCAGTGCCATGGAGCAGTATTTCGAAGAAAACTTATACAGTTTGAGTGCCGCTCAAGGTCGGCCATTTTCAGAGTTGCAGGCTACTTGCCCGAATGGCGTTCAGGCTCAGGTATCTTTGAAAGACAGTTACAACAATGTGGTGTGGAACAGCTCATTTTCGGGCTCGACCTATCAGATGTCGAATGGATATGCCCAAGCCGAGATAAAGGATGACCAAGGGAATTTCCGTTTCTCAGAATTATTGAAATACGATAACCTGTTGCCCGAAACGCCTTCTTTGAGTGCCGATGAAGGTACTTTGGTTTGTGAGGGAACGACGGTCACTGTAAGGCCGGACAATGCGGCCTATCAAGTGCTTTGGCAAGACGGCAGTGTGCAATCTACATTGCAGGTGACGCAGTCTACTTTTGTGACAGCCAAATACAAAACAGATAAAGGCTGTTTGTCGCGGAATTCGGGCAATATCAACATTCGCGTGGAACCCAATCCAGAGGCTCCGCAAATCGTAAGTGCAAACGAACGCTTTGGGGCCTGCGAAGGAGAGTCTGTTACCTTGAGGGCACTGACGCCTGCTTTAGGGGTGGAGTGGAGTACGGGAAGTACAAATGAAAACATTGAAATTTCGGCATTGGGCTTGCAAAGGTTTACTGCAAGAGCCGTTTCTCAATACGGTTGCGTGTCGCCGTATGCCGATTCGACAGAGGTGAAAATATTTGCCAAACCAGAGGCTCCGGTTCTGTTGCAGGATGGCCCATTTTCTTTGGCGGTGGCTTCAACCGCTCTTTACTCCAGTTTCGATTGGTACATGAACGATGCCTTGGTAGCCAATGAAAACAATTTTCAGCTTATTGGCAACGACGGCCAGTACTATGCGGTGGTGGGGTATGAAAGCCATGATTTGCCCTTTGAAGCGGTTTGTCCTTCAAATCAATCGGGCAAATTGCTTTTCTCGAAAGTGGAAACAGAAAACGGAATATTGGTTTATCCGAATCCTATATACGATGGCAGGGTATTCTTGGCTTCCGATCGGCTGATCGAGAATGCCGAGGTGAGCCTAAGCGACATGAACGGGCGAACGGTATTGGCCAAGCAACCTGTGCGTGACATACACCTGCCGCAAACTATTCAGTTTACGTACAACCTTCACGGTTTGTATATTCTAACCGTACACTACGAAGGGCTTTTGCAAAGGTTCAAACTGTTTTTCAAATAA
- the pheS gene encoding phenylalanine--tRNA ligase subunit alpha, producing the protein MIDRIKSLEAEAAKWLADTAEEVEDFRIEFLSKKGKLNALFDQFKQVPKEEKREVGQALNALKVSLENRLEELKSGLSVAGSKKGDGPDVFLPVGLDGLGSLHPLTLVRRRITEIFARMGFSSEDGPEIETDWYNFTALNFAENHPAREMQDTFFVSKEARQQDDVLLRTHTSNVQVRLMEHKKPPLRSIMIGRVYRNEAISARAHCQFHQAEGLYVDKNVSFKDLKDTLYHFAKEMFGKDTKIRLRPSYFPFTEPSAEIDISCFICKGKGCNICKKTGWVEIGGSGMVDPNVLSSSGIDPEEYTGFAFGMGIERIAMLKYDINDIRLFFDNDVRFIGQFKGA; encoded by the coding sequence GTGATAGATAGAATAAAAAGCTTGGAGGCGGAAGCTGCAAAATGGTTGGCAGACACAGCCGAAGAAGTGGAAGATTTCAGGATTGAGTTTCTGAGCAAAAAAGGAAAGCTGAATGCCTTGTTCGATCAGTTCAAGCAGGTGCCGAAAGAAGAGAAAAGAGAAGTTGGACAAGCTTTGAATGCCCTGAAAGTATCTTTGGAGAACCGATTGGAGGAGCTGAAGTCGGGACTTTCCGTGGCCGGTTCGAAAAAGGGTGATGGTCCGGATGTGTTTTTGCCTGTTGGCCTAGACGGCCTCGGCAGCTTACACCCTTTGACTTTGGTGAGAAGAAGAATCACCGAGATTTTTGCAAGAATGGGTTTCAGCAGTGAGGATGGACCTGAAATCGAAACCGATTGGTACAATTTCACGGCATTGAATTTTGCAGAAAACCATCCCGCAAGAGAAATGCAAGACACTTTCTTCGTGTCGAAAGAAGCAAGGCAACAAGACGATGTGCTTTTGCGTACACATACTTCAAATGTGCAGGTTCGCTTGATGGAGCACAAAAAGCCTCCATTGCGATCGATTATGATTGGCCGCGTGTACAGAAATGAAGCCATTTCGGCCCGTGCACATTGCCAGTTTCATCAAGCTGAAGGCTTGTATGTAGACAAAAATGTGAGCTTTAAAGATTTGAAAGACACACTTTATCATTTTGCCAAGGAAATGTTCGGAAAAGACACAAAGATTCGTTTGCGTCCGAGTTATTTCCCATTTACCGAGCCCAGTGCCGAAATCGACATCTCTTGTTTCATTTGCAAGGGTAAAGGCTGTAATATTTGCAAAAAAACGGGTTGGGTTGAAATTGGTGGATCGGGAATGGTCGATCCGAATGTGTTGAGCAGCAGCGGTATTGATCCTGAAGAATATACAGGTTTTGCATTTGGTATGGGGATTGAGCGTATTGCCATGTTGAAATACGACATCAACGATATTCGCCTATTTTTTGACAATGATGTGCGTTTCATTGGACAATTTAAAGGGGCATAG
- a CDS encoding LytR/AlgR family response regulator transcription factor, whose protein sequence is MKKEKKDTLKIFGKKQTREIKIGSIIHLQGELNYTYVYTETEKFLSAKTLKTYEEVLDSKVFIRTHKSHLINQSKIKDLSDMDTLRQVELNDGTRIDISRRKFKEVKKRITEHQKKFSEKIL, encoded by the coding sequence ATGAAAAAAGAAAAGAAAGACACCTTAAAGATCTTTGGGAAAAAGCAAACCAGAGAAATTAAAATCGGAAGTATAATCCACCTTCAGGGCGAGTTAAACTACACGTATGTGTACACCGAAACGGAGAAATTTTTGAGTGCGAAAACACTGAAAACATACGAAGAGGTACTCGATTCGAAGGTGTTCATCCGCACACACAAATCGCATTTGATCAACCAGTCGAAAATCAAAGACCTTTCGGACATGGACACGCTCCGCCAGGTTGAGTTGAACGACGGCACACGAATTGATATTTCCAGACGCAAATTCAAAGAAGTGAAAAAGCGAATTACAGAACATCAAAAGAAATTTTCGGAGAAAATACTTTAG
- a CDS encoding M15 family metallopeptidase translates to MKDFVLAVSFSCLFLCCTAPATDENADVEIVVDDSPFAETEKEEQIGQFEQSLIDQGLVDIQAVDPSLMVELKYSTEDNFFGTDVYEELTRAYLPKDVAEKLKVANQKLQDKYPEYRLYVFDAVRPHRIQKILWHALDSIPVGLRSSFVADPSRGSLHNYGCAIDLSVFDTAADSLLDMGTKYDYFGNLAYPSKEKLMQEQGLLSAKAIENRIILRNAMHEAGFNPITSEWWHFNSTSLAHAKERYPLVN, encoded by the coding sequence ATGAAAGACTTTGTACTTGCGGTATCCTTTTCCTGCCTCTTTTTGTGCTGCACAGCACCAGCCACCGATGAAAATGCAGATGTGGAAATAGTGGTCGACGACTCTCCATTTGCTGAAACTGAAAAAGAAGAACAAATTGGACAGTTTGAACAGAGTTTAATCGACCAGGGTTTGGTGGATATCCAAGCGGTGGATCCGTCGTTGATGGTGGAACTGAAATATTCGACGGAAGACAATTTTTTTGGAACAGATGTGTATGAAGAGCTCACAAGAGCATATTTGCCCAAAGATGTGGCCGAGAAACTGAAAGTGGCCAATCAAAAATTGCAAGACAAATACCCAGAATACAGATTGTATGTTTTCGATGCGGTGCGTCCACACCGTATTCAGAAAATACTTTGGCATGCCTTGGATAGCATTCCGGTGGGTTTGCGAAGTTCTTTTGTGGCCGATCCGAGCCGCGGTTCATTGCACAATTACGGTTGTGCCATCGACCTTTCTGTCTTCGATACGGCTGCAGACTCTTTGTTGGATATGGGCACGAAATACGACTATTTTGGCAATTTGGCCTATCCGTCGAAAGAGAAACTCATGCAAGAGCAGGGTTTGCTTTCGGCCAAGGCCATCGAAAACAGAATAATTTTGAGAAACGCCATGCACGAGGCGGGTTTCAATCCCATTACAAGCGAGTGGTGGCATTTCAATTCTACAAGTTTGGCCCATGCAAAAGAGCGGTATCCTTTAGTGAATTAA